In one Arachis duranensis cultivar V14167 chromosome 9, aradu.V14167.gnm2.J7QH, whole genome shotgun sequence genomic region, the following are encoded:
- the LOC107467171 gene encoding LOW QUALITY PROTEIN: LEAF RUST 10 DISEASE-RESISTANCE LOCUS RECEPTOR-LIKE PROTEIN KINASE-like 1.1 (The sequence of the model RefSeq protein was modified relative to this genomic sequence to represent the inferred CDS: substituted 2 bases at 2 genomic stop codons), translating to MTPLHFLFFSFLFSLILLIVTAGNHENCPSSFTCGKLGTFRYPFTMAEHPECGLLPIQGCLLNATSPKLIQLGNNSKSVNLTAVVETNKIITIYDDGFHTSLDHNECDTLHNNYTLPPPSPLLSMYIKYNVTLFKCNHNPSTKPPSNYVNLGCRAHYGYEIYYDRENTHPDQEAAGVFSGCSVVQFASKDSTNTKDVLSFVSAEMVLEIVLSHDCDDCFNHRGGLCRLDNNNHFYCHLGNISTIIYSIFLALLSXFSXFVKFTSSAEPKSSKALKIGLGIGLGVGVTLLCILILVYLFRRKHAPSDLQYQSRSTHSDLNDLSRNPDPESGRDYFGVPLFSHEELSEATNNFHHSTQVGHGGFGTVYYGKLRDGREVAVKRLYDHNYRKMEQFMNEIEILTGMRHRNLVSLYGCTSRHSRELLLVYEYVSNGTVAAHLHGDLARSETLPWNIRMKIAIETASSLSYLHASDIIHRDVKTNNILLDHHFCVKVADFGLSRLFPSDVTHVSTAPQGTPGYVDPEYYRCYQLTSKSDVYSFGVVLVELISSKPAVDMDRHKDEINLSDLAINKIQKSAFSELVDPSLGFDLDSEVKRMIVSVAELAFQCLQRDRALRPSMDEVLRALIIIESGKIKDEAEEVEAHVHTPPSPDLNDAAERIK from the exons ATGACTCCACttcatttcttgttcttttccttcttgtttTCTCTCATTCTACTGATTGTTACTGCTGGGAACCATGAGAACTGTCCAAGCTCCTTTACTTGTGGAAAACTTGGGACTTTCCGGTACCCATTCACCATGGCAGAGCATCCTGAGTGTGGGTTGTTACCCATTCAAGGCTGCCTCCTCAATGCTACTTCACCTAAATTGATCCAACTTGGCAACAATAGCAAAAGCGTGAACCTTACTGCTGTAGTGGAGACCAATAAGATCATTACAATCTATGATGATGGTTTCCACACAAGTTTGGATCACAATGAATGTGATACTTTGCACAATAATTACACCCTTCCTCCACCTTCTCCACTTTTGTCTATGTATATTAAGTACAATGTAACTCTCTTCAAATGCAATCACAACCCTAGTACCAAGCCCCCTTCCAATTATGTTAATCTAGGATGCCGCGCCCACTACGGCTATGAAATCTATTATGATAGAGAAAATACCCATCCTGATCAAGAGGCTGCCGGAGTTTTTTCCGGCTGCTCGGTTGTCCAGTTTGCTTCAAAAGACTCCACCAATACCAAAGACGTTTTGTCCTTCGTTTCTGCTGAGATGGTTCTTGAAATAGTATTATCTCATGACTGTGATGACTGCTTCAATCACAGAGGAGGCCTTTGTAGACTTGACAACAATAACCACTTTTACTGCCACTTAGGTAACATTAGCACCATTATTTATAGCATCTTTTTAGCTTTACTGAGTTAGTTTAGTTAATTTGTAAAGTTCACTTCATCTGCAGAGCCCAAGAGCAGTAAAGCCTTGAAGATCGGACTCGGAATAG GTTTAGGTGTTGGTGTCACCCTGCTATGCATTTTGATCCTTGTCTACTTGTTTAGACGAAAACATGCTCCTTCAGATCTTCAATACCAATCAAGAAGCACACACAGTGACTTGAATGATCTCTCTAGAAATCCAGACCCAGAAAGCGGAAGGGACTACTTTGGAGTCCCTCTCTTCTCTCACGAGGAGCTCAGTGAAGCTACAAATAATTTCCACCACTCCACCCAAGTTGGACATGGAGGCTTTGGAACCGTTTACTAtg GAAAACTGCGAGATGGACGGGAAGTTGCTGTGAAGCGCCTCTATGATCACAACTACAGGAAAATGGAACAGTTTATGAACGAAATTGAGATCCTTACTGGCATGCGCCACAGAAACCTTGTGTCCCTCTATGGTTGCACCTCACGCCACAGTCGAGAATTATTGCTTGTGTATGAGTATGTTTCAAATGGAACTGTTGCTGCTCATCTCCATGGTGATTTAGCAAGGAGTGAAACACTGCCATGGAACATAAGGATGAAGATTGCCATTGAGACTGCAAGTTCATTGTCATATCTCCATGCCTCTGACATCATTCATCGTGATGTTAAAACCAATAACATTCTCCTTGACCACCATTTTTGTGTTAAGGTTGCGGATTTCGGCCTTTCAAGACTCTTCCCCAGTGATGTAACCCATGTCTCCACAGCACCACAAGGGACTCCAGGCTATGTTGACCCTGAATATTACCGCTGCTACCAGCTTACTAGCAAGAGTGATGTTTATAGTTTTGGAGTGGTGCTTGTTGAGCTTATATCTTCTAAGCCTGCTGTTGATATGGATAGGCATAAGGATGAGATTAACTTGTCTGATTTAGCCATAAACAAGATTCAAAAGAGTGCATTTAGCGAGCTGGTAGATCCTTCTCTTGGTTTTGATTTGGATAGTGAGGTAAAGAGGATGATAGTTTCCGTGGCAGAATTGGCTTTTCAGTGTTTGCAACGGGATAGGGCATTGAGGCCTTCCATGGATGAGGTTTTAAGGGCGCTGATCATTATTGAAAGTGGGAAGATTAAGGATGAAGCTGAAGAGGTAGAGGCACATGTACATACACCACCATCCCCGGATTTGAATGATGCTGCTGAAAGAATAAAGTAG
- the LOC107467203 gene encoding LEAF RUST 10 DISEASE-RESISTANCE LOCUS RECEPTOR-LIKE PROTEIN KINASE-like 1.1: MTTRCLGFMALPYLLFFFFLISFSAAHGESEKQHNCPRSFDCGSRGRFQYPFTKAELPHCGLLLIHGCEDTYYSRKMIQLDKNATTLELTGSLDSNTVITIYDADFHASLEQNKCHALNTTYTLPPPSPLLSIYIEYNVTLFRCNHNLRINLPLHYGNLTCRDYDIYYDKINTSPTIHDAGGIFSNCSLLHFATKDAINSTDVLSFVSSEIALKVVLSPDCDDCFNHRRGQCHLDTNNEFYCDKVPKDNNKALKVGVGIGLGMSTLLGLLIIGCFLRRRYRRKDVPSDLQYQSNYASTNPEAESKRGYFGVPLFSYKELKEATNNFHHTTQLGKGGFGTVYYGKLRDGRDIAVKRLYEHNYRRMEQFMNEIDILARLRHKNLVSLYGYCTSPHSRELLLVYEFVQNGTVASHIHGDFTRTTTLPWHIRMKIAIETATSLSYLHSSDIIHRDVKTNNILLDNHFCVKVADFGLSRLFPNDVTHVSTAPQGTPGYVDPEYHRCYQLTSKSDVYSFGVVLIELISSKPAVDMDRHRDEINLSDLAINKIQNGALSELVDPTLDFDSDNEVKRMIVSVAELAFQCLQRDRELRPTMDEVLKLLITIECGKAKDEHIDEVDLHPSSSTSPASPDLDEVGLLKNRILLPSPKAVTDRWNSESTSSNVSG, encoded by the exons ATGACTACTCGCTGTTTGGGATTTATGGCTCTACCTTATttattgttcttcttcttcctcatctcgTTTTCCGCTGCGCATGGTGAAAGTGAGAAGCAACATAACTGTCCACGCTCTTTTGATTGTGGAAGCCGCGGCAGATTCCAGTACCCTTTCACCAAGGCTGAACTCCCTCACTGCGGCTTGCTGCTCATTCATGGCTGTGAAGACACGTACTATTCGCGCAAAATGATTCAACTGGACAAGAATGCAACAACCTTAGAGCTTACAGGCTCCCTTGACTCAAATACTGTCATCACCATTTATGATGCAGATTTTCACGCCAGTTTGGAACAGAACAAATGTCACGCTTTGAACACTACTTATACTCTTCCTCCACCTTCTCCTCTGCTCTCTATTTATATCGAATACAATGTGACCCTATTTCGATGCAATCACAACCTTAGAATAAATCTCCCTTTACATTATGGTAACCTCACATGCCGTGACTACGACATCTATTATGATAAAATCAATACGTCTCCTACTATACACGATGCCGGTGGCATTTTCTCGAACTGCTCACTTCTTCATTTTGCAACAAAAGATGCCATCAATAGCACAGATGTTTTATCCTTTGTATCTTCTGAGATTGCTCTCAAAGTGGTATTATCTCCTGATTGTGATGATTGCTTCAATCACAGACGAGGCCAATGTCATCTTGACACCAACAACGAATTTTACTGTGACAAAG TGCCAAAGGATAACAATAAAGCCTTGAAGGTCGGAGTCGGAATAGGTTTAGGTATGAGTACACTGCTAGGACTTTTGATCATTGGATGCTTCCTCAGACGACGTTATAGAAGAAAAGATGTTCCTTCAGACCTCCAATACCAATCAAACTATGCATCTACAAATCCAGAGGCAGAAAGCAAGAGGGGCTACTTTGGAGTCCCTCTCTTCTCTTACAAGGAGCTCAAAGAAGCTACAAATAATTTCCACCACACAACCCAACTTGGAAAGGGAGGATTCGGAACAGTTTACTATG GAAAACTGCGAGATGGACGGGACATTGCCGTAAAGCGCCTTTACGAGCACAACTACAGGAGAATGGAACAGTTTATGAATGAAATCGATATCCTTGCTCGCTTGCGCCATAAGAACCTAGTATCCCTTTACGGCTACTGCACTTCACCCCACAGCCGTGAATTACTGCTTGTGTATGAGTTTGTTCAGAACGGCACGGTGGCTTCTCATATCCACGGTGATTTTACACGGACTACCACACTGCCATGGCATATAAGAATGAAGATTGCCATAGAGACCGCCACTTCATTGTCTTATCTCCATTCCTCTGACATAATCCACCGCGATGTCAAAACCAACAACATTCTTcttgacaaccacttttgtGTTAAGGTTGCGGATTTCGGCCTTTCAAGACTGTTCCCCAATGATGTCACACATGTCTCCACAGCACCACAAGGGACTCCGGGTTATGTTGACCCTGAATACCACCGCTGCTACCAGCTTACTAGCAAGAGTGATGTTTATAGTTTCGGAGTGGTGCTCATTGAGCTTATATCTTCTAAGCCTGCTGTTGACATGGACAGGCATAGGGATGAGATTAATTTGTCTGATTTAGCCATAAACAAGATTCAAAACGGTGCATTGAGTGAGCTGGTTGATCCTACTCTTGATTTTGATTCGGATAATGAGGTTAAGAGGATGATAGTGTCAGTGGCAGAGTTGGCTTTTCAGTGTTTGCAACGGGATAGGGAACTGAGGCCTACCATGGATGAAGTTTTGAAGCTGTTGATCACAATTGAATGTGGGAAGGCTAAAGATGAACATATTGACGAAGTAGATTTACATCCATCATCATCCACATCCCCAGCTTCACCAGATTTGGATGAAGTTGGATTATTGAAGAACAGGATTCTACTGCCTTCACCAAAAGCAGTGACTGATAGATGGAATAGTGAATCAACTTCATCTAATGTCAGTGGTTAA
- the LOC107467204 gene encoding LEAF RUST 10 DISEASE-RESISTANCE LOCUS RECEPTOR-LIKE PROTEIN KINASE-like 1.1, whose translation MAQEDKCPASFKCGELGTIGFPLTTTQHPHCGVLPIHGCKDPNANKTIQLTHLPTTSRFVVKSVNHNNATIIVRDETLRDYLRSKSCKTFSNNYFALSLNSPLGSVRIVNNVTLFRCNHSVNVSVTIPHNIYNYTECNEYSVYYGPPIGNPQGFSAGPLAACSKIQLALKDNSDTSDPFSFLSDNILIHVLLSDDCTKCIAHTRGHCQLDIHGKFYCLRLRDRNLPWKLALGIGLPGFIIIVLLLFIWLRKPKGGPDFHSNPQEAETESDKVYFGVPVFSYKDLQVATKYFDNSGLIGDGGFGTVYYGKLRDGREVAIKRLYEHNYRRAEQFMNEVQILTLVRHTNLVSLYGCTSRHSRELLLVYEYVSNGTLACHIHGESAKRSFLPWSTRIKIAIETATALVYLHASDIIHRDVKTNNILLDKCYSVKVADFGLSRLFPNDVTHVSTAPQGTPGYVDPEYHRCYQLTSKSDVYSFGVVLVELISSKPAVDMNRDKDEINLSDLAINKIQNCALSELVDLSLGFDSDIEIKDKIAWVAELAFQCLQRDRELRPSMEKVLKMLIKIESGMGRDEHMIEVDVHPPPSSPSSPDLDENEIEVFETMVLPPSPKVLIHT comes from the exons ATGGCACAAGAAGATAAGTGTCCAGCctcttttaagtgtggggaactTGGCACCATTGGCTTCCCTCTCACAACCACGCAGCACCCACACTGCGGTGTATTGCCAATCCATGGCTGCAAAGATCCAAATGCCAACAAAACAATTCAACTAACACATCTTCCAACAACAAGCAGGTTCGTTGTCAAATCCGTGAACCACAACAATGCCACAATAATCGTCAGAGATGAGACTCTACGTGATTATTTGCGATCTAAAAGCTGCAAAACCTTCAGTAACAATTATTTTGCTCTCAGTCTCAACTCTCCTTTAGGATCCGTACGCATAGTGAACAATGTAACCCTCTTCAGATGCAACCATTCCGTGAATGTCAGCGTCACCATTCCTCATAATATCTATAACTATACAGAGTGTAATGAGTACAGTGTCTACTATGGGCCCCCAATTGGGAATCCTCAGGGCTTCAGTGCTGGCCCATTAGCGGCTTGCTCCAAAATTCAGTTAGCATTAAAGGACAACTCAGATACTTCTGACCCCTTTTCATTTCTATCTGATAACATCCTCATCCACGTGCTTTTATCTGACGATTGCACAAAGTGTATTGCTCATACAAGAGGCCACTGTCAACTTGACATCCATGGAAAATTCTATTGCCTCAGACTCAGAg ATCGAAATTTGCCTTGGAAGCTAGCACTTG GTATTGGACTCCCAGGCTTCATTATAATTGTCTTGCTGCTGTTTATATGGCTTCGGAAACCAAAAGGCGGCCCTGATTTCCACTCAAATCCGCAAGAAGCAGAGACAGAAAGTGACAAGGTCTACTTTGGGGTGCCTGTGTTCTCCTataaggatcttcaagtggccacaaaatattttgacaattcTGGATTAATTGGAGATGGAGGCTTTGGAACTGTTTACTATG GAAAACTGAGAGACGGACGTGAAGTTGCCATCAAGCGCCTCTATGAGCACAACTACAGGCGAGCAGAACAATTCATGAACGAAGTTCAGATCCTAACCCTCGTGCGACACACAAATCTGGTGTCTCTCTATGGCTGCACTTCACGCCACAGCCGCGAACTCTTGCTTGTCTACGAATATGTTTCCAATGGCACGCTTGCCTGTCATATCCATGGCGAATCAGCGAAGCGCAGCTTCCTACCTTGGTCTACAAGAATCAAAATCGCCATAGAGACCGCTACTGCATTGGTATATCTCCATGCTTCAGATATCATCCACCGTGATGTGAAGACAAACAACATTCTCCTTGACAAGTGTTACAGTGTTAAGGTTGCTGATTTTGGGCTTTCAAGACTATTCCCCAATGATGTAACCCATGTTTCCACAGCACCACAAGGGACTCCGGGTTATGTTGATCCTGAATATCATCGCTGCTACCAGCTTACTAGCAAGAGTGATGTTTATAGTTTCGGAGTGGTGCTAGTTGAGCTTATATCTTCTAAGCCTGCTGTTGACATGAACAGGGATAAGGATGAGATTAACTTGTCTGATCTAGCCATAAATAAGATTCAAAACTGCGCATTGAGCGAGCTGGTAGATCTTTCTCTTGGTTTTGATTCAGACATTGAGATTAAGGATAAGATAGCTTGGGTGGCAGAGTTGGCTTTTCAATGTTTGCAACGGGACAGAGAATTGAGACCTTCCATGGAAAAGGTTTTGAAGATGCTGATTAAAATTGAAAGTGGGATGGGTAGAGATGAACATATGATTGAAGTAGATGTGCATCCACCACCATCATCTCCGTCTTCGCCAGATCTGGATGAGAATGAGATTGAAGTATTTGAAACCATGGTACTGCCGCCTTCACCAAAAGTCCTCATTCATACATGA
- the LOC107467205 gene encoding protein MAIN-LIKE 2-like yields MLLCDHYLSSDRYNPIVEAYLRETGFYHVSYIGVVQCQSAMINALIERWRPEIHTFHFSIGECAVSLENVAMILGLPTNGVPVTGPTMSSFEAMEAECLHQFGVAPRNRDCRGSFIKLMWSRGLKDRTVLTDDIQIQRYVKCHIMLLFGTILFGDKSGAAVH; encoded by the coding sequence ATGTTGTTATGTGATCACTATTTATCGTCGGACCGGTACAATCCAATTGTTGAGGCGTATTTACGGGAGACAGGTTTTTATCATGTTTCTTATATTGGAGTCGTTCAATGCCAGTCAGCAATGATTAATGCTCTCATCGAGAGATGGCGTCCAGAGATTCACACCTTTCATTTTTCGATTGGTGAGTGTGCCGTGTCGTTGGAGAATGTGGCGATGATTCTCGGTCTGCCGACAAACGGAGTTCCAGTTACAGGACCAACGATGAGTAGTTTTGAGGCCATGGAGGCCGAGTGCTTGCACCAGTTTGGTGTTGCACCGAGGAATAGGGACTGTAGAGGAAGCTTTATAAAACTGATGTGGTCTAGGGGTTTGAAGGATCGCACAGTGTTGACTGATGATATTCAGATTCAGAGGTATGTCAAGTGTCACATAATGTTGTTATTTGGGACAATTCTATTTGGTGACAAGTCTGGTGCAGCGGTGCATTAG
- the LOC107467206 gene encoding LEAF RUST 10 DISEASE-RESISTANCE LOCUS RECEPTOR-LIKE PROTEIN KINASE-like 1.1 translates to MADDGECPSSFECGSFGTIKFPFTDSRHPHCGVMPIHGCDDPNPDALKTIQLTNTTRFTVLYVEPHTITIKDINLYDYLRSKSCKTFSNNITLPQIPTSPLGSFYIKYNITLFRCNKSLTLNLSRRFHNYRECPEYNVYYGFPNEEIPKGFQWPTNLTSCSNIQLPLKDESDTGDPFSFLSAEMQLEVLLSDDCAKCVQHQSGQCQLDTQGKLYCAKNKRSAQKLGLGIALPVFTIIGLLLILWRCKAKCGIVLYSNPEPESCSVYFGVPVFSYKDLQVATKYFDPSRVLGDGGFGTVYYGKLKDGREVAIKHLYEHNSRRLEQFMNEVKILTRLRHVNLVSLYGCTSYHSHELLLVYEYIPNGTLASHLHHGSSRSSFLPWPIRMKVAIETATALAYLHASDIIHRDVKTNNILLDNSYCVKVADFGMSRLFPNDVTHVSTAPQGTPGYLDPEYHQFYQLTSKSDVYSFGVVLIELISSKPAVDMSRHKDEISLANLAINKIRKGAIGELVDPFLGFESDSGVRREIVMVAELAFQCLQRDRELRPSMEEVLEALRRTESGKEEAEDSHGDVLSEEDDEEEMKVLNEMKATPSPKAVTDKWDSESSITPNISSQSTNQSNVDVRISSLNLEKMK, encoded by the exons aTGGCTGACGATGGAGAGTGTCCATCCTCTTTCGAGTGTGGGAGTTTTGGAACCATCAAGTTTCCTTTCACAGACTCACGACACCCACACTGTGGCGTGATGCCAATCCATGGCTGCGATGATCCAAATCCAGATGCCCTCAAAACCATTCAACTAACCAACACAACAAGGTTTACTGTTTTATACGTAGAACCTCATACCATAACCATCAAAGATATTAATCTGTATGATTATTTGAGATCCAAAAGTTGCAAAACATTCAGCAACAACATAACTCTTCCTCAGATTCCCACCTCTCCTTTAGGCTCTTTCTACatcaaatataatataacaCTTTTCAGATGCAACAAGTCCCTCACTCTCAACCTTTCCCGGCGTTTTCATAACTATAGGGAGTGTCCAGAGTACAATGTCTACTATGGCTTTCCAAATGAGGAAATTCCTAAGGGATTTCAGTGGCCAACCAATTTAACATCATGTTCCAATATTCAGTTACCATTAAAAGACGAGTCAGATACTGGGGACCCATTTTCGTTTCTATCTGCTGAGATGCAATTGGAAGTACTATTATCTGATGACTGTGCCAAGTGTGTTCAGCACCAAAGTGGTCAATGTCAACTTGACACCCAAGGCAAACTCTATTGTGCCAAAA ATAAAAGATCGGCTCAAAAGCTAGGACTAG GAATTGCACTCCCGGTCTTTACTATAATTGGGTTGTTGCTGATTCTATGGCGTTGCAAAGCAAAATGCGGTATTGTTCTGTACTCAAATCCAGAACCAGAGAGTTGCAGCGTATACTTTGGGGTCCCTGTCTTCTCCTataaggatcttcaagtggcTACAAAATATTTTGACCCTTCAAGAGTTCTTGGTGATGGAGGCTTTGGTACTGTTTACTATG GAAAACTCAAAGATGGACGTGAAGTTGCCATCAAGCACTTATACGAGCACAACTCTCGGCGATTAGAACAATTCATGAATGAAGTTAAGATCCTAACGCGTTTGCGACATGTAAATCTCGTGTCCCTCTATGGCTGCACTTCATATCACAGCCATGAATTGTTGCTTGTGTATGAATACATTCCAAATGGCACTTTAGCAAGTCATCTGCACCATGGATCATCAAGATCTAGCTTTCTTCCTTGGCCTATTAGAATGAAAGTTGCCATAGAAACTGCAACTGCACTGGCTTATCTCCATGCTTCAGACATCATTCACCGCGATGTCAAGACCAACAACATTCTTCTAGACAACAGTTATTGTGTTAAGGTTGCGGATTTTGGGATGTCAAGATTGTTTCCAAATGATGTGACACATGTATCCACAGCTCCACAAGGCACCCCTGGCTATCTTGATCCGGAATATCACCAATTCTATCAGCTTACGAGCAAGAGTGATGTGTATAGTTTCGGGGTTGTGCTCATTGAGCTTATATCTTCTAAGCCTGCAGTTGATATGAGTAGGCATAAGGATGAGATTAGCTTGGCGAATCTAGCCATAAACAAGATTAGAAAAGGCGCAATTGGAGAGCTTGTTGATCCTTTCCTTGGGTTTGAGTCAGATAGTGGCGTTAGAAGGGAAATAGTTATGGTGGCAGAATTGGCATTTCAGTGTTTGCAAAGGGACAGAGAATTGAGGCCCTCCATGGAAGAGGTGTTGGAGGCACTGAGGAGAACAGAGAGTGGGAAGGAAGAGGCTGAGGATTCACATGGTGATGTGCTTtcagaagaagatgatgaagaagagatgaaagtgTTGAATGAGATGAAGGCAACACCTTCGCCTAAGGCAGTGACTGATAAGTGGGATAGTGAATCATCTATTACACCCAATATCAGTTCCCAATCAACCAACCAATCTAATGTTGATGTTCGGATTAGTTCACTTAATCTAGAAAAAATGAAGTAG